The Rhodopseudomonas palustris genome window below encodes:
- a CDS encoding bifunctional acetate--CoA ligase family protein/GNAT family N-acetyltransferase — MSTYRLNNLLAPAAVAVIGASPRPASLGRAVLDNLRSAGFKGEIGVVNPRYSEIGGFKTVRSLGDLAFVPDLIVITAPSRTVAKIIAEAGERGVAGAIVISAEMGRGKGSYAEAANRAARKSGVRLIGPNCLGIMVPGSNLNASFAAHMPRRGHLALISQSGAIAAGMVDWAAVKDIGFSGIVSIGDQLDVDIADMLDFYAADLETRAILLYIEAITDARKFMSAARAAARVKPVVVVKSGRMAHGALAAATHTGALAGADAVYGAAFRRAGMLRVFDLRELFDCAETLGRVSAPRGKRVAILTNGGGIGVLAVDRLAELGGIPATLSKDVCDKLDAVLPPTWSGSNPIDITGDADAERYAAALAVLLADPENDAILVMNVQTAMASSSEIAKAVIRLVGEERIRRSFFKPVFAVWVGADDSVTHAFDAAAIPNYPTEDDAVRSIINLVRYREAAQLLTEVPPSLPKEFDPDSEAARAVIEKALAEGRSWLDPIEVGALFAAYQIPMVPTLAAADADAAVAWAEPFLAQGVTVVVKVMSRDITHKSDVGGVVLNLTSAEAVRTAVGEILVRAAKLRPTARLDGVMVQPMILRRKARELTVGIADDPTFGPVIVFGHGGTGVEIIDDRALALPPLDLPLACSLIARTRVSKLLQAYRDVPAVKDGAVALTLVKLSQMAADLPEIHELDINPLLADENGVVVIDARVVVRKATRKFAGLGNATFAVKPYPSEWERHLEMKDGWRVLARPLRPDDEPAIHEFLTHVTPEDLRLRFFAAMKEFSHAFIARLTQLDYARAMAFIALDEATGETLGVVRIHSDSIYESGEYAILLRSDLKGKGLGWALMKLIIEYARAEGLKFVCGQVLRENTAMLRMCRQLGFEAKTDHSEPDILNVTLPLNDESARAAAKA, encoded by the coding sequence ATGTCGACTTATCGATTGAACAATCTCCTGGCGCCCGCCGCAGTGGCGGTGATCGGCGCCAGCCCGCGGCCAGCGTCGCTCGGCCGCGCGGTGCTCGACAATCTGCGCAGCGCCGGCTTCAAGGGCGAGATCGGCGTCGTCAACCCGCGCTATTCCGAGATCGGCGGTTTCAAGACCGTCCGTTCGCTGGGTGATCTGGCGTTCGTGCCCGACCTCATCGTCATCACCGCGCCGTCGCGGACGGTGGCGAAAATCATCGCCGAAGCCGGTGAACGCGGCGTTGCGGGGGCGATCGTCATCAGCGCCGAGATGGGGCGCGGCAAGGGATCTTATGCGGAGGCCGCCAATCGCGCCGCGCGAAAATCGGGGGTCCGGCTGATCGGTCCGAACTGTCTCGGCATCATGGTGCCGGGCTCCAATCTCAACGCCAGCTTCGCCGCACATATGCCGCGGCGAGGTCATCTGGCGCTGATCTCGCAGTCCGGCGCCATCGCGGCCGGCATGGTCGACTGGGCCGCCGTCAAGGACATCGGCTTCTCCGGCATCGTCTCGATCGGCGATCAGCTCGACGTCGACATCGCCGACATGCTCGACTTCTACGCCGCCGACCTCGAGACCCGCGCGATCCTGTTGTACATCGAGGCCATTACCGACGCCCGCAAGTTCATGTCGGCGGCGCGGGCGGCGGCGCGGGTCAAGCCGGTCGTGGTGGTGAAATCGGGGCGGATGGCGCATGGCGCCTTGGCGGCCGCGACCCACACCGGCGCGCTCGCCGGCGCCGACGCCGTGTACGGCGCCGCGTTCCGCCGCGCCGGCATGCTGCGGGTGTTCGATCTCCGCGAATTGTTCGATTGCGCCGAAACGCTCGGCCGCGTCAGCGCGCCGCGCGGCAAGCGGGTTGCGATTCTCACCAATGGCGGCGGCATCGGCGTGCTCGCGGTCGATCGGCTGGCCGAACTCGGCGGCATCCCGGCGACGCTATCGAAGGACGTGTGCGACAAGCTCGACGCGGTGTTGCCGCCGACCTGGTCGGGCTCGAACCCGATCGACATCACCGGTGACGCCGATGCCGAGCGTTACGCCGCCGCGCTGGCCGTGCTGCTCGCCGACCCCGAGAACGACGCGATCCTGGTGATGAATGTGCAAACCGCGATGGCGTCGTCCAGCGAGATCGCCAAGGCGGTGATCCGCTTGGTCGGCGAGGAGCGTATCCGCCGCAGCTTCTTCAAGCCGGTGTTCGCCGTCTGGGTCGGCGCCGACGATTCGGTGACGCATGCGTTCGACGCGGCCGCGATCCCGAACTATCCGACCGAGGACGACGCGGTTCGCAGCATCATCAATCTGGTGCGCTATCGCGAGGCCGCGCAACTGTTGACGGAGGTGCCGCCGAGCCTGCCGAAGGAGTTCGATCCGGACAGCGAGGCTGCGCGTGCGGTGATCGAAAAAGCGCTGGCCGAGGGCCGCTCCTGGCTCGACCCGATCGAGGTCGGCGCGCTGTTCGCCGCCTATCAGATCCCGATGGTCCCGACGCTGGCCGCCGCCGATGCCGACGCCGCGGTGGCGTGGGCGGAGCCGTTCCTGGCGCAGGGCGTCACCGTCGTGGTCAAGGTGATGTCGCGCGACATCACTCACAAATCCGACGTCGGCGGCGTCGTGCTCAATCTCACCAGCGCCGAGGCCGTGCGCACGGCTGTCGGCGAGATTCTGGTGCGCGCCGCGAAGCTGCGGCCGACGGCGCGGCTCGACGGCGTGATGGTGCAGCCGATGATCCTGCGCCGCAAGGCGCGCGAGCTGACCGTCGGCATCGCCGACGATCCGACCTTCGGCCCGGTGATCGTATTCGGCCATGGCGGCACCGGTGTCGAAATCATCGACGACCGGGCGCTGGCGCTGCCGCCGCTCGATTTGCCGCTCGCCTGCTCGCTGATCGCACGCACAAGGGTGTCGAAGCTGCTGCAGGCCTATCGCGACGTGCCGGCGGTGAAGGACGGTGCGGTGGCGCTGACGCTGGTCAAGCTGTCGCAGATGGCGGCGGATCTGCCGGAGATCCACGAGCTCGACATCAACCCGTTGCTCGCCGACGAGAATGGCGTCGTGGTGATCGATGCCCGCGTCGTGGTGCGCAAGGCGACGCGCAAATTCGCCGGCCTCGGCAACGCCACCTTCGCGGTGAAGCCGTATCCCTCCGAATGGGAGCGACATCTGGAAATGAAGGACGGCTGGCGGGTATTGGCGCGTCCGCTGCGGCCCGATGACGAGCCGGCGATTCACGAATTCCTGACGCATGTCACGCCCGAAGATTTGCGGTTGCGGTTTTTCGCGGCGATGAAAGAGTTCAGCCACGCCTTCATCGCGCGGCTCACCCAGCTCGACTACGCCCGCGCGATGGCCTTCATCGCGCTCGACGAGGCGACCGGCGAGACTCTGGGTGTGGTGCGAATTCACTCGGACTCGATCTACGAGAGCGGCGAATACGCCATCCTGTTGCGCTCCGATCTGAAAGGCAAAGGCCTGGGCTGGGCGCTGATGAAGCTGATCATCGAATACGCCCGCGCCGAAGGGCTGAAATTCGTCTGCGGTCAGGTGCTGCGGGAGAACACCGCGATGCTGCGGATGTGTCGCCAGCTCGGCTTCGAGGCCAAGACCGATCACTCCGAGCCGGATATCCTCAACGTGACGCTGCCGCTCAACGACGAGTCCGCCCGCGCCGCTGCGAAGGCGTGA